A region of Nocardioides sp. JS614 DNA encodes the following proteins:
- the gnd gene encoding phosphogluconate dehydrogenase (NAD(+)-dependent, decarboxylating) — protein MHIGLVGLGKMGGNMRTRLRDAGHTVVGFDRNPDLADVDSLEAMVEQLPSPKVVWVMVPAGDPTRETIRRLGELLDEGDLVVDGGNSKWTDDQENADLLAQRGVGFVDCGVSGGVWGAKFGYALMCGGSDEDVAKVQPAFDALKPDEGGFVHAGKKVGAGHFAKMVHNGIEYAMMQSYAEGWELLEKVDLVDNVTEVFDSWRSGTVIRSWLLDLLVTALEEDGHLDQITGYADDSGEGRWTVQAAIDNAVPMHVIAASLFARFTSRQDDSPAMKAVAAMRNQFGGHAVHTEPPVGGDANPG, from the coding sequence ATGCACATCGGACTCGTCGGCCTCGGCAAGATGGGCGGCAACATGCGCACCCGGCTGCGCGATGCCGGCCACACGGTGGTGGGCTTCGACCGCAACCCCGATCTCGCCGACGTCGACAGCCTCGAGGCGATGGTCGAACAGCTGCCCTCCCCCAAGGTGGTCTGGGTGATGGTTCCCGCCGGCGACCCGACACGGGAGACGATCCGCCGGCTGGGCGAGCTGCTCGACGAGGGTGACCTGGTCGTCGACGGCGGCAACAGCAAGTGGACCGACGACCAGGAGAACGCCGACCTCCTCGCCCAGCGGGGCGTCGGCTTCGTCGACTGCGGAGTCTCGGGCGGCGTGTGGGGCGCGAAGTTCGGCTACGCCCTGATGTGCGGCGGCTCCGACGAGGACGTCGCGAAGGTGCAGCCCGCGTTCGACGCGCTCAAGCCGGACGAGGGCGGCTTCGTGCACGCAGGCAAGAAGGTCGGCGCGGGCCACTTCGCGAAGATGGTCCACAACGGCATCGAGTACGCCATGATGCAGAGCTACGCCGAGGGCTGGGAGCTGCTGGAGAAGGTCGACCTGGTCGACAACGTGACCGAGGTGTTCGACTCCTGGCGCTCCGGTACCGTCATCCGGTCCTGGCTCCTCGACCTCCTGGTCACCGCCCTCGAGGAGGACGGGCACCTCGACCAGATCACCGGCTACGCCGACGACTCGGGTGAGGGCAGGTGGACGGTGCAGGCCGCGATCGACAACGCGGTCCCGATGCACGTGATCGCTGCGTCCCTCTTCGCCCGCTTCACCTCCCGCCAGGACGACAGCCCGGCGATGAAGGCGGTCGCCGCGATGCGCAACCAGTTCGGCGGGCACGCCGTACACACGGAGCCGCCGGTCGGCGGCGACGCCAACCCCGGCTAG
- a CDS encoding DNA replication/repair protein RecF, with amino-acid sequence MYVAHLSLHDFRSYATAEVELSPGVTAFIGRNGQGKTNLVEAIDYLSRLSSHRVASDAPLVRAGADQAVVRAAVVRDGRTAVLEVELNPGRSNRARVNRSPLPRARDLVGLVRTVVFSPEDLTLVKGDPADRRRFLDDLLVLRVPRLAGVRADYDRVLRQRNTLLKTARKGGFARKGGFARKGGFAPLGPPEGRPEGPPEGRTGGSATSGPPSRSVALDTLAVWDAHLARTGAELLAERLALVEALRPYVGKAYETVARGATRDDAEIDYKPSFDLEGRTGRDDLVEALLAEVERRRGDELDRGVSLVGPHRDELLLTLGHGSPDSRLPVKGYASHGESWSFALALRLAAYDLLRADGDDPILILDDVFAELDTERRAQLADLVAGAEQVLVTAAVAADVPAGLAGARFAVGNGEVLREQ; translated from the coding sequence GTGTACGTCGCGCACCTCTCGCTCCACGACTTCCGGTCCTACGCCACGGCCGAGGTCGAGCTGTCCCCGGGCGTCACGGCGTTCATCGGCCGCAACGGACAGGGCAAGACCAACCTCGTCGAGGCGATCGACTACCTCTCCCGGCTGAGCTCGCACCGCGTCGCCAGCGACGCCCCGCTGGTGCGGGCCGGCGCGGACCAGGCCGTGGTGCGGGCCGCGGTCGTGCGCGACGGGCGTACGGCGGTGCTCGAGGTCGAGCTCAACCCCGGCCGGTCGAACCGCGCCCGGGTGAACCGCTCCCCGCTCCCCCGGGCCCGCGATCTCGTGGGGCTGGTGCGCACGGTCGTGTTCTCCCCGGAGGACCTGACCCTGGTCAAGGGCGACCCGGCCGACCGGCGCCGCTTCCTCGACGACCTGCTGGTGCTGCGCGTGCCCCGGCTCGCGGGAGTGCGTGCCGACTACGACCGGGTCCTGCGGCAGCGCAACACGCTCCTCAAGACAGCACGCAAGGGGGGCTTCGCACGCAAGGGGGGCTTCGCACGCAAGGGGGGCTTCGCCCCCCTTGGACCCCCCGAAGGACGCCCCGAGGGACCCCCCGAGGGACGCACGGGAGGCTCTGCTACCTCTGGGCCCCCCAGTCGGTCGGTCGCCCTGGACACGCTTGCCGTGTGGGACGCGCACCTGGCCCGCACCGGTGCCGAGCTGTTGGCCGAGCGGCTCGCCCTGGTGGAGGCGCTGCGGCCGTACGTCGGTAAGGCCTACGAGACCGTCGCACGTGGGGCCACCCGCGACGACGCCGAGATCGACTACAAGCCGTCCTTCGACCTCGAGGGGCGCACTGGCCGCGACGACCTGGTCGAGGCGCTGCTCGCCGAGGTGGAACGGCGTCGCGGTGACGAGCTCGACCGCGGGGTCTCGCTCGTCGGCCCGCACCGCGACGAGCTGCTGCTGACGCTCGGCCACGGCAGTCCCGACAGCCGGCTCCCGGTGAAGGGCTACGCCTCGCACGGCGAGTCGTGGTCGTTCGCGCTCGCGTTGCGGCTCGCGGCGTACGACCTGCTCCGCGCCGACGGTGACGACCCGATCCTGATCCTCGATGACGTCTTCGCCGAGCTGGACACCGAACGCCGCGCCCAGCTCGCCGACCTCGTGGCCGGCGCCGAGCAGGTGCTCGTCACGGCGGCCGTCGCGGCCGACGTCCCGGCCGGCCTCGCCGGCGCCCGCTTCGCAGTCGGGAACGGCGAGGTCCTCCGTGAGCAGTGA
- a CDS encoding DUF721 domain-containing protein, with translation MPAPAGGAEAPEHHDDGLDLAKALTRATARSTPAARKRLRKKDTPRRGRASGAHPDDRDPQLLDATLSRLVDDHGWELDLRVHGVFGRWAELVGAEVARHTTPESFTDGRLVVRTDSTAWATQLRLLAPTVVRRLNEELGHGTVTVIEVLGPHGPTWKKGPRSVRDGRGPRDTYG, from the coding sequence CTGCCGGCGCCGGCAGGGGGGGCGGAGGCACCCGAGCACCACGACGACGGCCTCGACCTGGCCAAGGCGCTGACCCGCGCGACCGCGCGGTCCACCCCGGCCGCGCGCAAGAGGCTGCGCAAGAAGGACACCCCCCGGCGGGGCCGGGCCTCCGGGGCCCATCCCGACGACCGGGACCCGCAGCTGCTCGACGCGACGCTCAGCCGCCTGGTCGACGACCACGGCTGGGAGCTGGACCTGCGGGTGCACGGGGTCTTCGGCCGCTGGGCCGAGCTGGTCGGCGCCGAGGTCGCCCGGCACACGACCCCGGAGTCCTTCACCGACGGTCGACTGGTCGTGCGCACCGACTCGACGGCCTGGGCGACCCAGCTGCGACTGCTGGCCCCGACCGTGGTCCGCCGTCTCAACGAGGAGCTCGGCCACGGGACCGTGACCGTCATCGAGGTGCTCGGCCCGCACGGTCCGACGTGGAAGAAGGGCCCGCGTTCGGTCCGCGACGGTCGCGGGCCACGAGACACCTACGGCTGA
- the gyrB gene encoding DNA topoisomerase (ATP-hydrolyzing) subunit B yields the protein MSDETPIENPAEGGSGTAAAEATDRRPNGVDYDASAIQVLEGLEAVRKRPGMYIGSTGERGLHHLIWEIVDNAVDEALAGYCDRIVLTLLADGGIRVEDNGRGIPTGTAPGQELPALTLALTVLHAGGKFGGGGYKVSGGLHGVGVSVVNALSTRLVAEVKNRGHLWRQSFSAGVPDGELEQVRPVEPDEGTGTTITYWASPDIFETTTHSLETITSRIREYAFLNKGLEIVVRDERPAAAEIVDAVEDDTVDPDHRGGIDDAGHDAIKRGEGGALEQIFKYDRGLIDYVEHLNRRKTAANPTVIAFEAETPESVENHMSLEVAMQWNTSFSESVHTFANTINTHEGGTHEEGFRAALTSLVNNWGFEWGLMKKPEDRVSGDDIREGLTAIISIKLGEPQFEGQTKTKLGNTEAKGFVQRLVNDQLGAWLEQNPAEGRDIVRKAQAAASARIAARKARDLARSRKGLLGGGGLPGKLSDCQSTNPAECEVFIVEGDSAGGSARQGRDPRIQAILPIRGKILNVEKARIDKVLSNQEVQSIISALGTGIQDEFDIEKLRYHKVVLMADADVDGHHINTLLLTLLFRFMKPLIEGGYVYMAQPPLYRLRWNKPHEHEFVYSDAERDALLRAGQEAGKKLPKENPVQRYKGLGEMNAKELWETTMDPEQRLMLQVTLDDAAHADEIFSILMGEDVEQRRSFIQRNAKDVRFLDI from the coding sequence GTGTCGGACGAGACCCCGATCGAGAACCCGGCGGAGGGCGGCTCCGGCACAGCCGCCGCAGAGGCCACCGACCGTCGCCCCAACGGGGTCGACTACGACGCCTCGGCCATCCAGGTCCTCGAGGGCCTCGAAGCCGTTCGCAAGCGTCCCGGGATGTACATCGGCTCGACCGGTGAGCGCGGCCTGCACCACCTGATCTGGGAGATCGTGGACAACGCGGTCGACGAGGCGCTCGCGGGCTACTGCGACCGCATCGTGCTGACGCTCCTGGCCGACGGCGGCATCCGCGTCGAGGACAACGGGCGCGGCATCCCGACCGGCACCGCGCCGGGACAGGAGCTGCCGGCGCTCACGCTGGCCCTGACCGTGCTCCACGCCGGCGGCAAGTTCGGCGGCGGCGGCTACAAGGTCTCCGGCGGCCTGCACGGCGTCGGCGTCTCGGTGGTGAACGCCCTCTCCACCCGCCTGGTCGCCGAGGTCAAGAACCGCGGCCACCTGTGGCGGCAGAGCTTCTCGGCCGGTGTGCCCGACGGCGAGCTCGAGCAGGTCCGGCCGGTGGAGCCCGACGAGGGCACCGGCACCACGATCACGTACTGGGCCTCCCCCGACATCTTCGAGACCACGACCCACTCGCTGGAGACCATCACCTCGCGGATCCGCGAGTACGCCTTCCTCAACAAGGGCCTGGAGATCGTCGTACGCGACGAGCGCCCGGCGGCCGCCGAGATCGTCGACGCGGTCGAGGACGACACCGTCGACCCGGATCACCGCGGGGGGATCGACGACGCCGGGCACGACGCGATCAAGCGTGGGGAGGGCGGCGCGCTCGAGCAGATCTTCAAGTACGACCGCGGCCTGATCGACTATGTCGAGCACCTCAACCGCCGCAAGACCGCCGCGAACCCGACGGTGATCGCGTTCGAGGCGGAGACGCCGGAGTCGGTCGAGAACCACATGAGCCTCGAGGTGGCGATGCAGTGGAACACCTCCTTCTCGGAGTCGGTCCACACCTTCGCCAACACCATCAACACCCACGAGGGCGGCACCCACGAGGAGGGGTTCCGCGCCGCGCTCACCTCCCTGGTCAACAACTGGGGGTTCGAGTGGGGGCTGATGAAGAAGCCGGAGGACCGGGTCTCCGGTGACGACATCCGCGAGGGCCTGACCGCGATCATCTCGATCAAGCTCGGTGAACCCCAGTTCGAGGGCCAGACCAAGACCAAGCTCGGCAACACCGAGGCCAAGGGCTTCGTGCAGCGACTGGTCAACGACCAGCTCGGCGCCTGGCTCGAGCAGAACCCGGCCGAGGGCCGCGACATCGTCCGCAAGGCCCAGGCCGCGGCGTCCGCCCGGATCGCGGCGCGCAAGGCCCGCGACCTGGCTCGCTCCCGCAAGGGTCTGCTCGGTGGCGGTGGCCTGCCCGGCAAGCTCTCGGACTGCCAGTCGACCAACCCCGCCGAGTGCGAGGTGTTCATCGTCGAGGGTGACTCCGCCGGTGGGTCGGCCCGCCAGGGCCGGGACCCCCGGATCCAGGCGATCCTCCCGATCCGCGGCAAGATCCTCAACGTCGAGAAGGCCCGCATCGACAAGGTCCTGAGCAACCAGGAGGTCCAGTCGATCATCTCGGCGCTGGGCACCGGCATCCAGGACGAGTTCGACATCGAGAAGCTGCGCTACCACAAGGTGGTGCTGATGGCCGACGCCGACGTCGACGGCCACCACATCAACACCCTGCTGCTCACCTTGCTGTTCCGGTTCATGAAGCCGCTGATCGAAGGCGGCTACGTCTACATGGCCCAGCCGCCGCTGTACCGGCTGCGCTGGAACAAGCCGCACGAGCACGAGTTCGTCTACTCCGACGCCGAGCGCGACGCCTTGCTGCGCGCGGGCCAGGAGGCCGGCAAGAAGCTGCCGAAGGAGAACCCGGTCCAGCGCTACAAGGGTCTGGGCGAGATGAACGCCAAGGAGCTGTGGGAGACCACCATGGACCCGGAGCAGCGGCTGATGCTCCAGGTCACGCTCGACGACGCGGCGCACGCCGACGAGATCTTCTCGATCCTCATGGGTGAGGACGTCGAGCAGCGCCGCTCCTTCATCCAGCGCAACGCCAAGGACGTCCGATTCCTGGATATCTAG
- the gyrA gene encoding DNA gyrase subunit A: MQRAYIDYAMAVIVGRALPDVRDGLKPVHRRVLYAMYDGGYRPDRGFSKCSRVVGDVMGQYHPHGDTAIYDTLVRLAQPWVMRAPLIHGQGNFGSPGNDSAAAMRYTECRMAPLAMEMVRDINEDTVDFQPNYDGRSQEPVVLPARFPNLLVNGSAGIAVGMATNIPPHNLREVAEGARWALEHPDATREELQDALIERIKGPDFPNGALIVGRQGIEQAYRTGRGSITQRAVIEVDEDAKGRTNLVITELPYMVNPDNLALKIAELADSGKVQGISDVRDDTSDRTGQRLVVVLKRDAVARVVLNNLLKHTELQTNFSANMLALVDGVPRTLAIDQFISNWVTHQIDVIRRRTEYRLAEAEKRAHVLRGLVKALDMLDEVIALIRRSPDVAEAREGLIALLDIDEVQATAILDMQLRQLAALQRQKIIDDLAEIEARIADLKDILANVARQRQIVADELAEIVERYGDDRRSQIIAADGDLSMEDLIPDEELVVSITRGGYAKRTRADQYRTQRRGGKGVRGATLRGDDVVEHFIATTNHHWLLFFTTAGRVYRTKAYNLPEASRDAKGGHVAGLLSFQPDENIAQVLAIRDYDQAPYLVLATRDGLVKKTRLGDYNSPRQAGVIAINFRSEDDELIGAELVNPEDHILLVSRKGQSVRFQADDSQLRPMGRATGGVTGMKFRDGDSLLSMSVIRAAQVEAEEAAEASGESVEEMAETRGQWFGLHPQYVFTITDGGFAKRTQIPEYRVQSRGGIGIRAMKLANEDRGELVGAFIVEDGDEILSITSGGQVVRSPIDENFRPTGRSTMGVKFVTPKKGDSVAVVARSVEANGDDELDELDESALDEGGAEGGEVDESADAGTDATIDGSAASDVARTEGDTEPDPGESDG, encoded by the coding sequence ATGCAGCGCGCCTACATCGACTACGCCATGGCCGTCATCGTCGGCCGAGCGCTGCCCGACGTACGCGACGGCCTCAAGCCGGTCCACCGCCGCGTGCTCTATGCGATGTACGACGGCGGCTACCGCCCCGACCGCGGGTTCTCCAAGTGCTCGCGCGTCGTCGGCGACGTCATGGGTCAGTACCACCCGCACGGCGACACCGCGATCTACGACACCCTGGTCCGGCTCGCGCAGCCGTGGGTGATGCGGGCGCCGTTGATCCACGGCCAGGGCAACTTCGGCTCGCCGGGCAACGACTCCGCCGCCGCCATGCGGTACACGGAGTGCCGGATGGCGCCGCTGGCCATGGAGATGGTCCGCGACATCAACGAGGACACCGTCGACTTCCAGCCCAACTACGACGGCCGGTCCCAGGAGCCGGTGGTGCTGCCCGCGCGGTTCCCGAACCTGCTCGTCAACGGCTCGGCCGGCATCGCGGTGGGCATGGCCACCAACATCCCGCCGCACAACCTGCGCGAGGTCGCCGAGGGCGCCCGCTGGGCGCTGGAGCACCCGGACGCGACCCGCGAGGAGCTGCAGGACGCGCTGATCGAGCGGATCAAGGGCCCCGACTTCCCCAACGGCGCGCTAATCGTCGGTCGCCAGGGCATCGAGCAGGCCTACCGCACCGGCCGGGGATCGATCACCCAGCGGGCGGTCATCGAGGTCGACGAGGACGCCAAGGGCCGCACCAACCTGGTGATCACCGAGCTGCCGTACATGGTCAACCCGGACAACCTGGCGTTGAAGATCGCCGAGCTCGCCGACTCCGGCAAGGTCCAGGGCATCTCCGACGTCCGCGACGACACCTCCGACCGCACCGGCCAGCGGCTGGTCGTCGTGCTCAAGCGCGACGCGGTCGCCCGGGTGGTGCTGAACAACCTGCTCAAGCACACCGAGCTGCAGACCAACTTCAGCGCGAACATGCTGGCCCTGGTCGACGGGGTGCCGCGCACGTTGGCGATCGACCAGTTCATCAGCAACTGGGTCACCCACCAGATCGACGTCATCCGGCGCCGCACCGAGTACCGCCTCGCCGAGGCCGAGAAGCGCGCCCACGTGCTGCGTGGCCTGGTCAAGGCGCTGGACATGCTCGACGAGGTGATCGCCCTGATCCGGCGCTCCCCCGACGTGGCCGAGGCGCGCGAGGGCCTGATCGCCCTCCTCGACATCGACGAGGTCCAGGCGACCGCGATCCTCGACATGCAGCTGCGCCAGCTCGCCGCGCTGCAGCGCCAGAAGATCATCGACGACCTCGCCGAGATCGAGGCGCGGATCGCCGACCTCAAGGACATCCTGGCCAACGTCGCACGCCAGCGGCAGATCGTCGCCGACGAGCTCGCGGAGATCGTGGAGCGGTACGGCGACGACCGGCGCTCGCAGATCATCGCGGCCGACGGCGACCTGTCGATGGAGGACCTGATCCCCGACGAGGAGCTCGTCGTGTCGATCACCCGCGGTGGGTACGCCAAGCGCACCCGGGCCGACCAGTACCGCACCCAGCGGCGCGGCGGGAAGGGCGTGCGCGGCGCGACGCTGCGCGGCGACGACGTCGTCGAGCACTTCATCGCGACGACCAACCACCACTGGCTGCTGTTCTTCACCACGGCCGGCCGCGTCTACCGCACCAAGGCCTACAACCTCCCCGAGGCGTCGCGCGACGCCAAGGGTGGGCACGTGGCGGGGCTGCTCAGCTTCCAGCCCGACGAGAACATCGCGCAGGTGCTGGCGATCCGTGACTACGACCAGGCGCCGTACCTCGTGCTCGCGACCCGCGACGGCCTGGTGAAGAAGACCCGGCTGGGCGACTACAACAGCCCGCGCCAGGCCGGCGTCATCGCGATCAACTTCCGCAGCGAGGACGACGAGCTGATCGGCGCCGAGCTGGTCAACCCCGAGGACCACATCCTGCTGGTCTCCCGCAAGGGTCAGTCGGTGCGGTTCCAGGCCGACGACAGCCAGCTGCGGCCGATGGGTCGCGCGACCGGCGGCGTGACCGGCATGAAGTTCCGCGACGGCGACTCGCTGCTGTCGATGTCGGTGATCCGCGCCGCCCAGGTCGAGGCCGAGGAGGCCGCCGAGGCGTCGGGCGAGTCGGTCGAGGAGATGGCCGAGACCCGCGGTCAGTGGTTCGGCCTGCACCCGCAGTACGTCTTCACGATCACCGACGGCGGCTTCGCCAAGCGCACCCAGATCCCCGAGTACCGCGTCCAGTCGCGTGGCGGCATCGGCATCCGCGCGATGAAGCTCGCGAACGAGGACCGCGGCGAGCTGGTCGGCGCGTTCATCGTCGAGGACGGCGACGAGATCCTCTCGATCACGTCCGGTGGCCAGGTGGTGCGCAGCCCGATCGACGAGAACTTCCGGCCCACCGGGCGCTCGACGATGGGCGTGAAGTTCGTGACGCCCAAGAAGGGGGACTCGGTGGCGGTGGTCGCCCGGTCGGTCGAGGCCAACGGCGACGACGAGCTGGACGAGCTCGACGAGTCCGCTCTTGACGAGGGCGGCGCCGAGGGCGGCGAGGTTGACGAGTCGGCCGATGCGGGTACGGATGCAACAATCGACGGGTCTGCCGCGTCTGACGTGGCGAGGACCGAGGGAGACACCGAGCCCGACCCCGGGGAGAGTGACGGCTGA
- a CDS encoding DUF3566 domain-containing protein: MTDRQDTAVRAPLGERISAKLSNAADEHRANAQPESRQAAAKAAAGGRPPRRARLRLTRVDPWSVMKTAFLLAVAFAVVAVVAVFIIWSVLAAAGVWDSINDTVRDVVGGEDAANWDVEKYVGLSRVMGFTMLVSVVDVVLITAIATLSAFLYNMSAALVGGVELTLAEDDR, translated from the coding sequence ATGACCGACCGCCAGGACACCGCCGTACGCGCACCTCTCGGCGAACGCATCTCGGCCAAGCTGAGCAACGCCGCCGACGAGCACCGCGCGAACGCGCAACCCGAGTCGCGCCAGGCCGCGGCGAAGGCGGCGGCCGGCGGCCGGCCGCCACGGCGGGCCCGGCTCCGCCTGACGCGGGTCGACCCGTGGTCGGTGATGAAGACCGCCTTCCTCCTCGCGGTCGCATTCGCCGTCGTCGCCGTCGTCGCGGTCTTCATCATCTGGTCGGTCCTCGCGGCCGCCGGCGTCTGGGACTCGATCAACGACACCGTCCGCGATGTCGTCGGCGGCGAGGACGCGGCGAACTGGGACGTCGAGAAGTACGTGGGCCTGTCCCGCGTGATGGGCTTCACGATGCTCGTCTCGGTGGTCGACGTCGTCCTGATCACCGCGATCGCGACCCTCAGCGCGTTCCTCTACAACATGTCCGCGGCACTCGTCGGCGGGGTCGAGCTGACCCTGGCCGAGGACGACCGCTGA
- a CDS encoding DLW-39 family protein, with the protein MKKILFLLLAVGGAVFAKRKLDESKQEQALWAEATDPVDRA; encoded by the coding sequence ATGAAGAAGATCCTGTTCCTCCTGCTGGCCGTCGGCGGTGCCGTCTTCGCCAAGCGCAAGCTCGACGAGAGCAAGCAGGAGCAGGCGCTCTGGGCCGAGGCGACCGACCCGGTCGACCGGGCCTGA
- a CDS encoding plasmid pRiA4b ORF-3 family protein, translating into MAEPNDLRSLGKQLVADASPAEVRAVLDALGSGRVSSIFEKLERDQAPTLLTAPAQVRGFRVRLDLHGAKPPVWRRLELPGDLSLPRVHAAIQAAMGWTNSHLHRFRTGCDRSSASFVTQFDVDEGDEGTLEDDVRLDQLLAENGDELWYEYDFGDGWDHVLVVEEVLEEPPSTVRCTGGRSACPPEDCGGLGGYQELAAWVRSGYDDGQLPDVFDDAEDARAWLPLDWHPDEFEVEDADAAVAAAAAELVAVSGELAGLAAQLDRHGILLLRQVLSRPSSHGPIEVADAEAGRLTETYRTFLEVIGDGVALTAAGHLPPAVVEKFAERSGIADWWIRKANREDATPPVANVRAAVRLLGLVSVRKGRLAPTAAAIRCHQDPQALLRHIVERLPVGTQEWEREAGWMALAVAGSGVPAEDWRAEISELTFALGWRGDPGDDSLPSPRSRTLRVLDDLGGAARHPWGRNEGVDAAVAAVARAVTRRA; encoded by the coding sequence GTGGCCGAACCGAACGACCTCCGAAGCCTGGGGAAGCAGCTGGTGGCGGACGCCAGTCCGGCTGAGGTGCGCGCGGTGCTCGATGCGCTGGGGAGTGGGCGGGTGTCCAGCATCTTCGAGAAGCTCGAGCGCGACCAGGCACCGACCCTGCTGACGGCTCCGGCGCAGGTCCGTGGGTTCCGTGTGCGGTTGGATCTGCACGGGGCCAAGCCTCCGGTGTGGCGGCGGCTGGAGCTGCCCGGCGACCTCAGCCTGCCGCGGGTCCATGCCGCGATCCAGGCGGCAATGGGGTGGACCAACAGCCACCTGCACCGGTTCCGGACGGGTTGTGATCGCAGCTCGGCGTCGTTCGTCACGCAGTTCGACGTCGATGAGGGTGACGAGGGCACGCTCGAGGACGACGTGCGGCTCGACCAGCTGCTCGCCGAGAACGGCGACGAGCTCTGGTACGAGTACGACTTCGGCGACGGCTGGGATCACGTCTTGGTGGTCGAGGAGGTGCTCGAGGAGCCGCCTTCCACCGTCCGCTGCACGGGAGGACGGTCGGCCTGCCCGCCCGAGGACTGCGGCGGTCTCGGTGGCTACCAGGAGCTGGCCGCCTGGGTCCGCAGCGGGTACGACGACGGGCAGCTCCCCGACGTCTTCGACGATGCGGAGGACGCCCGCGCCTGGCTGCCGCTCGACTGGCACCCGGACGAATTCGAGGTGGAGGACGCCGACGCCGCTGTGGCGGCCGCGGCCGCCGAGCTGGTCGCGGTCAGCGGCGAACTCGCCGGGCTGGCCGCGCAGCTCGATCGGCACGGCATCTTGCTGTTGCGGCAGGTGCTGAGCCGCCCCTCCTCCCACGGGCCGATCGAGGTCGCCGACGCCGAGGCCGGCCGGCTGACCGAGACCTACCGGACCTTCCTCGAGGTGATCGGCGACGGCGTCGCGCTGACCGCCGCCGGTCACCTCCCGCCCGCCGTCGTCGAGAAGTTCGCCGAGCGCAGCGGCATCGCGGACTGGTGGATCCGCAAGGCCAACCGTGAGGACGCCACCCCCCCGGTCGCGAACGTGCGCGCGGCGGTCCGCTTGCTCGGTCTGGTCAGCGTTCGCAAGGGCCGGCTCGCGCCGACGGCGGCCGCCATCCGATGCCACCAGGACCCGCAGGCGCTGCTGCGCCACATCGTCGAACGGCTCCCCGTGGGGACCCAGGAGTGGGAGCGCGAGGCGGGCTGGATGGCTCTCGCGGTGGCCGGCAGCGGCGTACCGGCCGAGGACTGGCGCGCCGAGATCAGCGAGCTGACGTTCGCTCTCGGGTGGCGCGGCGATCCCGGTGACGACTCGCTGCCGTCGCCGCGCAGCAGGACGCTGAGAGTCCTCGACGATCTGGGTGGTGCGGCGCGCCACCCGTGGGGCCGCAACGAGGGCGTCGACGCCGCGGTTGCGGCCGTCGCACGCGCGGTCACCCGCCGGGCGTGA
- a CDS encoding sterol desaturase family protein translates to MTKSQSPIASGEVERLAAQRVAADEQRITGSRRTNVSLGQAWRSFWRHPSPWMMASCIVASLLARVLVGGGAWWELLVPVGLVATLPVVEWVVHVGILHWRPRHVGPVTLDPLLARKHRAHHADPRAIPLVFIPWQVELWLFPSYVAIAWLAMPTTSSALTLLVAVYAIMSGYEWTHYLLHSDYRPRSRWYRSVWRNHRLHHYKSEHYWFTVTTAGTADRLFGTYPDPAAVETSPTVRALHSRERL, encoded by the coding sequence ATGACGAAGTCGCAGAGCCCGATTGCCTCGGGGGAGGTCGAGCGGCTCGCCGCCCAGCGGGTGGCCGCCGACGAGCAGCGGATCACCGGCTCCCGGCGGACGAACGTCTCGCTCGGCCAGGCCTGGCGGTCGTTCTGGCGCCATCCCTCGCCATGGATGATGGCCAGCTGCATCGTGGCCTCGCTCCTCGCTCGGGTGCTGGTGGGCGGCGGAGCCTGGTGGGAGCTGCTGGTCCCGGTCGGCCTGGTCGCCACGCTGCCGGTCGTCGAGTGGGTGGTGCACGTCGGGATCCTGCACTGGCGGCCCCGCCACGTCGGCCCGGTCACGCTCGACCCGCTGCTGGCCCGCAAGCACCGTGCCCATCACGCCGACCCGCGCGCGATCCCGCTGGTGTTCATCCCGTGGCAGGTCGAGCTCTGGTTGTTCCCGTCGTACGTCGCGATCGCGTGGCTGGCGATGCCGACGACGTCGAGCGCACTCACGCTGCTGGTCGCCGTCTACGCGATCATGTCGGGCTACGAGTGGACCCACTACCTGCTGCACAGCGACTACCGGCCGCGCTCGCGGTGGTACCGCTCGGTGTGGCGCAACCACCGGCTGCACCACTACAAGAGCGAGCACTACTGGTTCACGGTGACCACGGCCGGCACCGCCGACCGGCTGTTCGGGACGTACCCCGACCCGGCGGCCGTCGAGACCTCGCCGACGGTCCGGGCGCTGCACTCGCGCGAGCGGCTCTGA